A stretch of DNA from bacterium:
ACAACGCCGACCACATGCTCAAGCGTTGGGGTTGCAGTGACCAGAACTCGGGAATTTTTTGACACGATAATCTTTTCTTTAAGTTCCGAGAGGGCTTTGGCGCCTTCAAAGTACACCACGTGCTTGCGCGGCGTCATGAGGTCTCGCGCAGTAATGTCATTAAGCCGAAAAACCCGCTGAATCATGCTCGCCTCTTCGCTGCCAATGGCGCCGGATTTTGCGCCAATAGAGGCCATGGCTTTTATTTCTTCTTCCGATGAGATTCCGGTGGGTTTCCCGTGCGCAAAAATCCGCGCGATTCGGTAGGCAAGAACGGCAATCGGCGAGAATGCTTTTGTCAGCGCTCGGAGGGTTCCAGCAAAAGCAAGCGCCACGCTTTCTGCGTAACGCTCCCCGAGAATCTTAGGCACAATCTCCGCGAAAATAATGACAAGAAAAGTAAGAAGCGCCGATACCGCCCCGGTCGCCGCGCTACCAAAGCGTTCGCTTGATATAACACCAACGACAAAGGCACCCATGATGGTGATGATGTTGGAAAGAATGATGAGCGTACCCAGGGGTCTTTGGACGTCATCTTTGAGCTTGGCAAGCGTTTCTGCCCCTCTCTTTCCCGCAACGCGAGCCGCTTCAATCCGCGTCGAGGAAACCGAAAGCAATGCGGCCTCTGCCGCAGATACCAAACCGTCGAGTATAAGTACGATAAGGACAACAAAAGTGAGTTCGAGCACCTCACTAGTTTACCCCAAAGCCCCGCTCTATGGCATCTTGACAAATTTTATGGAGATGATATTGTAATGCTTCGATTCTTTCATAAATGGAGGCTGGCATGCCCCTGATATATAGGTTATCGGAATGGGAGTTTTTCCAAAAAGATTGTCTGTCACGTGTGGGCTGTTCACCTGTGCAATCGGAAACTTCGAGGTTTCGCTATCTCCTCAGGGGGGCGGCAGGGTTAGCAAAAACGAGGCAGGAAGAGGTGTGTTATATTCTTCTTGGAAATGGGGGTTTGATAGAAGAGAAGTGGTTTCTTGGTAAGGACATTCCACAATCAGTTTTTGCCAATGAGGTTATGAGATTTATTCTCAGACCAGATGGTGACACTTTCGCCCTCTTCGTGCCGCCGAACGTGCATCGGGAAATCTTCGGCAGACCCAATGGGGGGGGCTAGGCCCATAACAAGGCGACTCCTCGACAGCGCCGGCAACACTCTCAAACATTATCTTCAGGGACGCCAAACGGCGTCTTTTTCATTGTTATTGTTCGCTAGCCTGCGTTCTGTTAAGGTGTTAAACAATGATACGAACTGAAAAACTTCTCCAAGACCTCAACCCCGCACAACGCGAGGCGGTTTGGGCACCCCCCGGGCCCTTACTTATCGTTGCCGGGGCCGGTTCGGGCAAGACGCGCGTACTCACGCACCGCATCGCGTATTTCATCGCGTCCAACATCGCTCCCCATCACATTCTTGCCATCACCTTTACCAACAAAACGGCAGACGAGATGAAAAGCCGCGTTATCCAGCTTTTGGACAACGCGTCGTCTATTCCGTTCGTGGGAACTTTTCATTCGCTTGCCCTGCGCATCCTGCGCGAAGATGCCCCGGCGCTGGGTATTGCAAAATCGTTTGTGATAGCGGATGAAGGCGATTCGCTTGGCATTTTGAAGCGCATCATGAAACGGCTCAAAATATCCCCCGAAGAACTCACGCCAAGCGAGGCGCTCAACCGCATCTCGCGCGAAAAAAGCGAACTGCGCGGGCCCGACGAGATGGCGTGCAAAGACGAAAAAGAGGAAATAATACGCTCGCTCTATGAGCAATACGGGCAGACGCTTTTGAACGAGGGGCTTTTGGATTTTGACGACCTGTTGTTCTA
This window harbors:
- a CDS encoding hemolysin family protein, with protein sequence MLELTFVVLIVLILDGLVSAAEAALLSVSSTRIEAARVAGKRGAETLAKLKDDVQRPLGTLIILSNIITIMGAFVVGVISSERFGSAATGAVSALLTFLVIIFAEIVPKILGERYAESVALAFAGTLRALTKAFSPIAVLAYRIARIFAHGKPTGISSEEEIKAMASIGAKSGAIGSEEASMIQRVFRLNDITARDLMTPRKHVVYFEGAKALSELKEKIIVSKNSRVLVTATPTLEHVVGVVLQRELLIALEQGRGNEALLAFAKKPLFVSSDTHADELLRQFQKTRMHLGVVVNEHGEISGVVTLEDCLEELVGEIIDEKDVVPELIKRISKDEILVHGDTRGRYVNSFFQTSLPETKTLNGFLQSQFHRVPEKGESFIWKDLRLIVEEVAGGGVQRLRIFRLTEPSSGSTMEGRPSDHNMS